The following coding sequences are from one Capsicum annuum cultivar UCD-10X-F1 chromosome 3, UCD10Xv1.1, whole genome shotgun sequence window:
- the LOC107865924 gene encoding COBRA-like protein 1 → MEVCLCLCSISRSSSITKFGTSPILIELLLSLMCFTHTDAYDVLDPNGNITVKWDVKSWTPDGYVAIITIYNFQKYRHIQAPGWQLSWTWAKKEVIWSAVGSQATEQGDCSRFKGNIPHCCKRDPTIVDLFPGTPYNHQIANCCKGGVISSWIQDPEKAVSAFQLSVGQAGTSNKSVRLPKNFTLKAPGPGYTCGPAMKGKPTKFLTPDGRRFTQALMTWNVTCTYSQFQAQTAPSCCVSLSSFYNDTIINCPTCTCGCQNSITHPGTCIEPDSPYLASALRISEKNDYKPLVRCTKHMCPIRVHWHVKTNYKAYWRVKITITNFNYRMNYSQWNLVVQHPNFENLTQIFSFNYAPLVPYGPINDTAMFWGIKYYNDLLMQGGPYGNVQSEILLRKDKSKFTFEKGWAFPHKVYFNGDNCVMPPPDVYPYLPNASGHSGLILLHCLATILISLILLHNL, encoded by the exons ATGCTTATGATGTACTCGATCCCAATGGAAATATTACCGTCAAGTGGGATGTCAAGTCTTGGACTCCAGATGGATATGTT GCTATTATTACAATATATAACTTCCAAAAATATCGTCATATTCAAGCACCGGGGTGGCAACTGAGTTGGACATGGGCAAAAAAAGAGGTAATTTGGAGTGCAGTTGGAAGTCAAGCCACAGAGCAAGGAGACTGTTCAAGATTCAAAGGGAACATACCTCATTGTTGCAAAAGAGACCCAACCATTGTCGACTTGTTTCCAGGAACTCCGTATAACCACCAAATTGCAAATTGCTGCAAAGGTGGAGTGATAAGCTCGTGGATTCAAGACCCAGAGAAAGCTGTTAGTGCATTTCAACTTAGCGTTGGTCAAGCAGGAACAAGTAACAAGTCAGTGAGGTTGCCAAAAAACTTCACCCTCAAGGCACCAGGACCTGGATATACCTGTGGCCCTGCAATGAAGGGGAAACCAACCAAGTTTCTAACACCAGATGGAAGGAGGTTCACTCAAGCTTTGA TGACATGGAATGTTACTTGCACATATTCACAGTTCCAAGCCCAGACGGCACCCAGTTGTTGTGTCTCATTGTCCTCTTTCTACAATGACACAATTATAAATTGCCCGACTTGCACATGTGGTTGCCAAAATAGCATAACTCACCCGGGAACATGCATAGA GCCAGACTCCCCTTATTTAGCTTCAGCACTACGAATTTCTGAAAAGAATGATTACAAACCTCTTGTGCGGTGTACTAAGCATATGTGTCCCATTAGAGTTCATTGGCATGTTAAGACCAACTACAAAGCTTACTGGAGGGTAAAAATTACGATAACAAATTTTAACTATAGAATGAATTATTCCCAGTGGAATCTTGTTGTTCAGCACCCCAACTTTGAGAATCTCACCCAGATATTCAGCTTTAATTATGCGCCACTGGTCCCGTATGGTCCGATTA ATGATACTGCAATGTTTTGGGGAATAAAATATTACAATGATCTACTAATGCAGGGTGGACCTTATGGAAATGTGCAATCGGAGATTTTACTTAGGAAGGATAAATCGAAGTTCACCTTTGAAAAAGGATGGGCTTTCCCTCATAAGGTTTACTTTAATGGTGACAATTGTGTTATGCCACCTCCGGATGTTTATCCGTACCTACCAAATGCTAGCGGCCACAGTGGGCTTATACTATTGCACTGTTTGGCCACAATTTTGATATCTCTTATTCTATTACATAACTTGTAG